Genomic DNA from Dehalococcoidales bacterium:
AAGCGGGCGAGCTTTAAGAGATTTTGATATTATCGGATTTCTCCTCGGTTATGAGTTAACCTATACTAACCTTCTTAACATACTGGATCTAGGCGGTATTCCTCTGGATGCTGGAAAAAGAGACGAGGCCTGTCCTCTGGTTATGGCCGGAGGCATTGGCACCATGAATCCAGAACCCCTGGCTGATTTCATAGATTTCTTTGTAATTGGTGATGGAGAAGGGGCAATATCACGAATTCTTGAGCGTGTCCGGGATCTGAAGAGAGCAGGGTCGAGACGGAAGGATATATTGCTGGCATTGGCGGAGTTAGATGGCATTTACGTGCCTTCTTTATATAATGTTGAATATAGAACCGACGGCAGTTTCAAGAAAATTAGTAAAAATTCCGAAGCTGCTGCAATACCGGTTGAGAGGATCATTTGCCAAGAGTTACCAGTTTTTTCAGATAAACCTATTGTACCTCTGATAGAAACAATTCAGGATAAAGGTTCAGTTGAAATCAGCCGCGGGTGTACCCGTGGATGTCGTTTTTGCAATGCGGGGATCTATTATCGACCAGTACGCCATCGCACCCAGCAAGACATTTATTCAGCTATCGATAAGCTCTGCAGTTCTTGTGGTTACGATGAAATTACGCTGCTTTCATTAAGTTCTGGCGACTACCCCGGTATCACTGACCTTATCAGTGGATTGAACCAGATGGAACAGACACAGGGTACTACCTTTTCCCTGCCTAGCCTGAGGATAGATGAGAAATCTCTCGATCTGATTGAAGCGCTTTCTAGCAAGCGACGAAGCGGGATTACCCTGGCTCCGGAGGCTGCTACGAGTCGGCTGCAAAGGGTGATTAACAAAATCATTCCAGAAGAGGATATCCTGCAAACAGCCGCGGCAGCTTTCCAAAGAGGCTGGACCTCATTGAAGCTCTATTTTATGTTGGGCCTGCCTACAGAGACTGAAGATGATGTTATCGCTATTGGGCAGCTTGCTTCGAGGATATATGATCTCGGTCGACTTTCTCCCGGGAGACGCCCCAAATTAAGGGTGAGTCTTTCAACCTTTGTACCTAAGCCGCATACCCCTTTCCAATGGTGCGGGCAGATTGAGCGTGGAGAAATATTAAAGCGGGTGAATTTGGTTCGGGATAACATTGGCCGGAGAAAAATCAGCATAAGCTGGAATAATCCTCAAATCAGTATGTTGGAGGCGGTTATGTCCAGGGGTGATCGCAATTTAGGTCGAGTTATTTACCGGGCATGGGAATTAGGCGCCCGGTTCGATGGCTGGGATGAATTATTCGATTATGGTCGATGGGAAAAAGCTTTTAAGGAAGCCGGAATAAATCCGGTTAATTATGCTAATCAGCCAAAGGATCTTGAAGAACCCTTACCCTGGGAGCATATTTCCAGTGGTGTCAGCCGTAAATTTTTAGTAGAAGAGTTTTACCGGGCTATGTGCGGAAATCCTACTCCAGATTGCCGTACGGACGCATGCAATATGTGCGGGATTGAAAGGCGTGTAAAAAATTGCCACAAGATGTATAAAGGAGTGTACCATGGCGAATAGTATAGTCAACATCAATCCAGATTTGTGCACAGGTTGCGGAGCATGCGTAGAGAAGTGCCCGTTAAAAATATTATACCTTGATGAATCCGGGATATGCCGGGTCACCGATGGAAGCAGGTGCGATCGTCTCCGCGGATGCGAACGTGTCTGCCCCACCGGTGCTATTACTATTGTTTAGATAACCACCTAGTCAAATACGGTAATGGCGACCAAGCCGTCGTCGGGTTTGATATCCATCAGTTTTACACCCTGGGTCGAGCGTCCCTGGACAGTAATTCCCTTGCGAGGGTCTTCTTCCCTTACTGGTGTACGGGTTACGACTCCGTTAGCAGAAATCAACATTACCTGCCGCGTTTCAGTAACCTGTGCAGCAGCTGCAACTTGTCCGGTTTTGCTGGTAAGATGGAAGGTTTTAACACCGCTGCCAGCCCGTTTCTGTATTGGATATCTGGCAAGCGGAGTAATCTTGCCAAAGCCACGTTCTGTAACCACCAGCAAGTAAGCTTCGGGGTTTACGACATCCATGTCAACAACCTGATCTTCACCTATCAGCTTTATCGCCCTCACTCCACCACTGGCTCTTAGGCTGGTTCGGATGTCTTTAACCGGGAAACGAATGGACTGCCCTTTTCTGGTTACCAATACAACGTCATTTTCATCCGTTCCCATTCTTGCACTGATTAGGCAATCATTTTTATCCAGATCCATGGCTAGCAGCCCACTTGATCGAACCGAAGTGAAGCTGTTGATATCAACTTTCTTGATTTCTCCCTTTTGTGTTGCCATGAGCATAAACCAGTCTGGTTGGAATTCCTGTACGTCCACCAATGCAGTGACTCGCTCTCCATCCTGGAGGGGAATCAGGTTAATAACAGACAATCCTTTGCTTACCCGGGATACATCCAAGGGTACTTCATGACATTTAATACTAAAAACTCGACCGCGGTCAGTAAAGAGCAGCAGATTGTCGTGCGTATCGGCATTCAACAGGAAGCGTACAGTATCAGCCTCTCGCGTTACCATGCCAATAATTCCTTTTCCTCCACGATGCTGGGGAGTAAAGCTCTCTGCCGGCACCCGTTTGATGAAACCTCGGTCGCTAAGTGTTACCACCATTGCCAGGTGAGGAATCAGATCTTCTTCGCTGAATGCAAGAGCTTCCTGCTCGTTAATCTCACTCCTGCGCGGATTTGCTTCCTTTGATTTAAGTTCGCTGACTTCTTTTTTAACCACACCCAGGATTTTAACCGGACTGGAAAGCAGATCTTCGAGTTGGCTAATGATTTTAAGTACTTCGGCATATTCATCAAGGATTTTCTGCCTTTCAAGATTAGCGAGCCTTCTGAGCTGCATATCAAGAATAGCTTGTGCCTGTAGTTGGCTCAGTTCAAATCTAGTCATCAGATCGCCGCGTGCTTCCTCGGCAGATTTCGCCGCGCGGATGGTAGCGATTACTTCATCGATGAAATCAAGAGCTATTTTCAAACCTTCCAGAATGTGGGCGCGATCTTTAGCTCCCTTGAGTTCGTATTCAGTTCTTCTGGTGATTACCTCCTGTCGGAAGCTGATAAAATGCTGCAGGGCTTCCTTCAGGCTGAGTACTCGGGGTTGACCATCGACCAAGGCTAACATGTTGACGAAGAAGGAGGATTGCATGGGTGTGTGCTTGTACAAGTTATTAAGAACGTGCTGAGGTTGACCTTCGCGTTTTAGCTCAATAACAATGCGCATACCCTGTCGGTCTGATTCATCCCTCAAATCGCTGATCCCGGTGATTTTTTTCTCTTTGATCAAATTAGCAATGCGTTCAATTAAAGCTGCTTTGTTAACCTGGTAGGGCAGCTCATTTACAATAATTTGGTAACGGCCATTTGGCGTTTCATCAATATATGCACGAGCCTTGACTACTACTCTGCCGTGTCCGGTGGCATAGGCGCTTCTGATTCCTTCAATGCCCTGGATTATTGCTCCAGTGGGAAAATCGGGGCCTTTTACGATTTTCATTAAATCGCTGACCGAGGCTTCAGGGTTATCAATAAGGTAGTTAATTGCGCTGCAAATCTCACCCAGGTTATGAGGCGGGATGTTTGTTGCCATGCCCACTGCAATACCAGCGGAGCCATTAACCAGAAGGTTGGGCAGTCTGCTCGGCAGAACTACTGGTTCCTTAAGGCTGGCATCGAAATTGGGCATGAAATCAACAGTTTCCTTTTCAATATCCAGAAGCATATGTTCTGCTATCGCGGATAACCTTACCTCGGTATATCGCATGGCTGCCGGCGGGTCGTTATCTACACTGCCGAAGTTGCCTTGCCCATCGACAAGTGTATGGCGCATAGAAAAATCCTGAGCCATGCGTACCATTGCATCATAAACCGAGGAATCGCCATGTGGATGATATTTACCCAGTACTTCACCAACCACCCTCGCACTTTTTTTGTGCGAGCCGCTATGGGTTATCCCAAGCTCCCGCATAGCAAAAAGAATGCGTCTTTGCACCGGTTTAAGCCCGTCTCTAACGTCGGGTAAAGCCCGGGCGATGATCACGCTCATGGCGTAGTCAAGGTAACTTGAGCGCATTTCATCTTCAATTTTAATGTTGGTGATGTTGCCTGTGGTTAAATCCATATCATGGTCTCCTAGTTAGTTTCTTCCTGGTCTTCGTAGTTTTCATCACTGCCGTCTATCCAGTCGTCTCCCTCGTCGGGTTCGGTGTAGTAGCTATCTTCGGCCGGTTCGTTGCCCAAGCTAACCTTGGTTCCCAGTAGCTGGTCTCCGGTATATCGTTCAACGCGGTCAAGGCTGCGAGAGGGAAATGAGATTATTCCATGTTGTGATGGGTGCTGGTATACCTCTCTTATTATAATAGCTTTTGAGCTTGTTGTGCTTACAACCTTGGAACTATACCGGTTACCGCCTTTAATCAGTTTTATAAGCCGTTGGCTTTGGCGTGAATCCACCAACCCCAAGTAGTCTCCCCGGTCGTTTTCAGCGCGAAGGTGTGCGCCATCTATAACCAGGTTTACTTTTTCTCCGGCAACAATACTAGCCCAGATTTCCCTTGGCGCCTCATGCTGCAAGCTGATTACTCCAGCTTTACCGGGTTCTTCTATAAAGTGCTCTGGATCCAGGCGGGTCAGAGATGGTGCTTTGTGGCTAACCCCTTCGCCCAGCTGTGAAAGCCGGCGAAGGTTTTTTTCAGCAATAGTATTATACGGGTCAAGCTCATAGGCTCGGCTATATGCGGCTCTTGCCGCTGCATATTCACCAAGTTCCAAATAGGCTCGACCAAGGCGATTATAAGCGTCCACATCGCACGGTGAACCCTCAATAATTGATAAATTGACAGCTACCGCATCATGCCAGCGACCTTCGATGGCCAGGCTTATAGCCTTCCGGCTGGTTGACGGAAGAACAAAAACTGGCTTTTCCGTGTCTTGTACCATTTATCCCCTTCTCTGTATATAAGTCTTTTCTTGGTGTGTGACAATTGGTCAAACACAAGCTTCAAATAGTAAACGAAAAACACACCTTTTTGCAAGGGGTTTTATCCTGAAAATTTTTTCTGACGTTGACGTTTCCATTAGCTATATGATAATCTCACATCATTCGATTATCAAACTATTATTTTAACATAAGGAGAGTAATAATGTGTCAGGGGTGTGAGTGTGAGCATCCGGAGAGGCTTGAAAGCAAGCCGGGAGAATGTTCTCCTGAGCAAATTTTTGAGTGTCACGGTATAAAGCAGACAGAAAAAAACGAATCGAAAAAATAAACGTAGCCAAATTTTAATAAGGAGATGTTAATGCGAGAAAAAGTGGCAGCGGTTCTGGATAAAATCCGTCCCAGCTTGCAGGCAGACGGAGGCAATGTTGAGTTGGTCGATGTTACCGATGACGGGGTTGTCAAGGTTAGCCTCAAAGGCGCTTGTGCTGGTTGCCCAATGTCTTCGATGACTCTCAAGAATGGGATTGAGCGCTTGCTCAAGCAGGAAATCCCTGGAGTCAAAGAAGTAGTAAACGTATAAGCAATAAATAGCTTTAGATAACAATATGGCGGCTAATTTGGCCGCCATATTTATTTGTCAAGCCTGCTCCATCTCAAATGCCCGGTGCAAAGCCCTGACTGCATCCTTCACTCGATCTTCTTTAATGATGCACGTGATACGGATTTCCGAGGTTGATATTAACATGATATTAATATCTTCACGGCTGAGGGTGGTAAACATTCGGGCAGCATAACCCGGGCTAGTCTGGATTCCAGTCCCAATGATACTTACTTTTCCAACGGCAGAGTCGAATATGCAATCTGTCGCGTTAATTTCAGCGGCAAGCGGTTTTACAATTTCCATAGCGGGAGCAAGATCGCTTTTAGCGATGGTAAAGGTCAGGTCTGTGATGTTTTCGATGCTCGCGTTTTGGACTATCGTATCTACACTGATCCCGGCGCTAGCCAGCCTTTCGAATATAGTGGCGGCTATTCCCGGTCTGTCCGGTACCCCAACAATGGTAATCTTGGCTACGTTTAAATCCTGAGCTATTCCGGTTACTCTATTTTTTCCTTCCATTGGTAAGCCTCCATGGATTAATGTTCCTGGGCTTTCCAAAAAACTGGAAGCAACCAGGATCGGTATATTGTAAATCTGGCCGAGCTCTACTGCCCTGGGGTGCATGACATTAGCTCCATAAGTGCTCATTTCCAGCATTTCTTCATATCCAATTTCGTCAAGTTTGCGAGCTTGGCTGACAATGCGAGGGTCTGCGGTATATACTCCAGCAACATCTGTGTATATTTCGCATCTATCGGCCTTAAGGCTTACTGCCAGAGCGACTGCAGTTGTGTCAGAGCCGCCGCGGCCAAGGGTGGTGGTATCCATATCATCGTTGATTCCCTGAAAGCCGGCTACAATGACGATGTTGTCCTTATCGAGCTCTTTGATAACACGGCGGGGATCAATGTTGGTTATCCGTGCTTTAGAGTAGGAATTATCTGTACGAATACCGGCTTGAGCTCCAGTAAGGCTTATAGATTTTGCGCCGAGTGATTTCAAAGCCATTGCCAATAGGGTTGAAGAGACAATTTCCCCTGTAGACAGAAGTACATCCAGCTCCCGAGAGCTGGGATTATCACATACGTTGTAGGCAAGTTTAATCAAATCGTCGGTAGTATCACCCATCGCGGATACCACCGCTACGACCTGGTTGCCGCTTTCTGCAGTTCTTGCAATCCTGCGGGCAACATTCATGATTTTATCTCCGTCAGCTACAGAGGAACCACCATATTTTTGAATTATTAAAGACATCAATATAAGCCCTTGTATTAATACTAATCTCTATTGAAGAGGAAATTACGTAATATTCTATACCTTAATGCTCACTTCTTGCCAATATGGCAAGAAGTGAGCAGCTTTCAATTATTTTTCTGTCTTTAAATAAATGCAACATTCTGCTTCTTATAAGTGCATTTCAATCAGTTATTGTGTCAATTCTATCATTGCACAGGTTGTGCATACTGACTGTTGAAAGCAGCTGGTGCGGCACATTTGGAATTTGCAGTATAGTGTCAGGTTCAAGTGAGGTTATATTTATCAATTCAAGGGCTTGTTTTCTTAAATTGGGATTCCGGGTAATATCAACCACACGAGCGGCCAATCGAAATGCTATCTCGCTCTTGCCAAGTCGGAGAGCGGCGGCTGCGGCGATAAATGCAGGCAGATCCTGTTTGGCACGTTCCCCAGCTTTTTGGTAAAGTTCTAAAACCTTTTCTATCTGACCGATTTCAATTGCCTGGTTCATTGCATTGGCTAACTGATACGGATTGGTGTCAGGATTTAGATCAGGGGCGTACTTATGCCATCCCAGACATCCGCCATTACAGCTGCCACTTTTAAAATGAATACATTTTTTACAATAGGTAAAGCAGCCTTCGGATACCAGGCATGAATCTACATTTTGGCGAAACCATTCCAGTATTGTCCACTCATTAGGAAAATCAGTTACTTTAACCCGTTCAAGTTTGGACAATGCGAAACACCGAATAGCTTCCAGCTCAGGGGTTACATCCAAAACAGGGTCGCATACTCCCATGCGCAAAGAAGTCTTGGGGTGGTATTGCCTTAGCCAGGCAAGTTGATTTTCAGAAAAAAAACATAGAGGCAGGGGGCAGTCCAGCTCTGCCTCCAAGTTCAAAGCGGCTGCTTTTTCAAGCATTTCAAAACACCTCGGAGACAGAGAAGCAAACTGGGAAGTATGAACTACATTTGAGTGCAGGTTCAGTTGGGGATTAGCTACTGCCCATCGAAATCCGGAGCGCCCCAGGTTGTATGACAGAGTCGGTATAAAACCAGTATCAAAATCTATTCTCCAGACATTAAAACCCACTACAACTTTAAAACCAAGCTTGATTGCTTCTTCTATGTTGCCGATAACCTTGGCGAAGTGTTTGGGGTTTCGATAATCACAAGGTTCGTTTATGTTGAAAATAATCCCAACCTGTTGCGAAGAAATGGTCTGCAAAAGCCGTTTTTTAAATACACCGCCGGTTAATATTTGAAGACTGGTTGCTGGGCTTGCTTTCTGAAGATGATTGATAATTTCGGGCAGCTGGGGATGCAGGAACGGTTCTCCGCCCAGGAGGGAAAGAAATTGTAATCCCGAAGCTCTTCCCCACGCAGCCAGTTCGTCCACTTTTTCGATTGTAATCAGGTTTTGGCGCTGCTCCCCTCGTTCAGAAGACTCGAAGCAATAAGGGCAGGAGTTGGAGCAGTTACGGGCTACAACAAGGTTAATATGGATACTCCTCTACTGGGGATTTTCCTGGCTGCCTTTTATCAGGGCTTCAACCACAGGAGCCAGCAGGTTGACCTCGTAACCTACAGAAACAAGATGTATATTGTTTTCATCAGCTTCAAAGAGGCCTGGCGCGTCAGCCTGATTGGTTATCGTAATATTTTCATCTTTTGATGAAGTGGGAAGTGAATTTGAAGGATCTGTCTCGGTAAGATTCTGCTCATCGTTCGGGATTTCACCGGCAGTGACCTGAGCGACGGGTTCGGGCATAAAAGCCTGGTAAGCTTCATCTGGTATAGGGCCTCGACAGATGACAAAAACCCCGCATTTAGGTCGGAAAAAAACCTGGTTTCGTTTAATACGTTCAACTTCTTGTTGACTGAACCAGCCATCTTGTTCTACGCACTCAATAATAATTTCCGGTCGGCAAAAACGGGAATAATCAGCTACGAGTGATAATTGTCGGAAGGTTGGACCTGCGTACATTACCATATCAGGCCAATCAAGCGCATAGTTATGCCATGATTTAATTCCTACCTCCCGGTATTGTAGCCATTCTCTATTAAGGCTGATATCCTTGACCATTCGCTGGGGCATATAAAGGTCGCGCCGGATAGAAGCATAACCTCCCAGCTTCTTCGATGATATTATAATATCGGGAACCATATAAGCTGCCTCTTTGGCATGTTCAAGAGAGATCACTGATGTTTCCTGGGGGCTGGATATATTTTCTTGAATAGTTCCGGGCATTGGTTCGCCACCGCCTACCAAAGTCGCGTCTTCTTCGCTACCATATAGTGGTACCGTCATAGCCTTATCCCCGTCGAGAAGGCTCAGCAGCCCCACAAATACCCAGTGCTCATAAGCATCGCGGAACATATCGGGAAAGGACTGTTCCAACTTTTCTTTTGCCATCTCCTCAAAGTCTTCAGTATCCAGTTTACCTTTCAGCAGGTCAAAAAGCAGGTTAAATAACAATCGGCTTAAACCTTCCAGTGGATCATTAAGAAACCACTGTAAAGTGCTTTTGGGTTTTATTTCATCTACACCCAAGTGTTTTATTATGGTCTCCACAGTGGCGTTATAACTTTGGCTCAGGGATCTTGAGTAATCAACATATCCCTGTAAGTATTCTTTAATAAAAGCCAAACGGGTATTGTCAAATAAGTGATAAAAATCAGTTCGTACGTTTGCGGGGATACACTGGGAACTGGAGGTGATTTCAATACCGGGAGTCGCTCCGATAAAACTCTTAAGATCGTTGTAAGCTTCCAGCCATTTCGATGACATGAATTCCTCCTATAATATAACAGTTGGCTATTCGGAGTATTTGGAAAGCAACGCGTATCCCGCTAATGTTACAATCTGGATTTGGAACTGTCAATCAGTCTGTTACTTTTCTGTTATAGTCTGGTAATATAATTTATCGGCTTTGAAAGAGCTCCGCCATAGTGGAGCCGATACTATCCCCCTGAATCCCATTTGTTTGCCAATTGGTTCATATTGGCTAAATTCCTCTGGAGTAACAAAACGATAAACAGGATATTGGCTGCGTGAAGGAGCCAGGTATTGTCCCATTGTAAACAGATCGCAGTCTACCCGCCTCAAATCCCCCATGATTTCAAGAATCTCTTGATGGGTTTCTCCCATACCCAGCATTATGCCGGATTTGGTAATAATACCAGGATTAAATTCCTTCGCCCTTCTTAATACCTCAAGTGAAGTCTGATAATCGGCCATTGGCCGTACATTTGGATATAAGCGAGGTACGGTCTCCAAATTATGAGCAAATACATCAGGCTTTGCGTTGATTACTGTTTTTATAGCTCCATTATTACCCTGAAAATCGGGAACAAGGATCTCAACCACCACGCCCGGATTATCTTCTTTTAGTATATTAATCGTCATGGCAAACTGATTTGCGCCACCGTCAGGCAGGTCGTCCCGAGTCACTGATGTTAGAAAGACGTAGCGTAACTTGAGTCGTTTTACAGCTTCTGCAATACGGTATGGTTCACTCGGATCAGAAGGAGAAGGCGTTCCCCTGGATACAGCACAAAAAGTACAGTCTCGGGAACAATTGTTCCCGAGGATTAAAAAAGCCATTCCCCGGGGTAAGCATTGGGCGATATTGGGGCAACGGCCGCTTTCGCATATGGTATGTAGATTTAATCGTCGCAGCAAGTAATTTACTGGTTCAATTTCACCGGCACGAGGAGCTCTTTGTGTTAACCATGGAGCAGAGCGAGAAGAGCATTTTTCCATATTATTCAATCAGGCCTCTGTCTCGTGCTTCTTCATCTGTAATTCTCTGGGAATAGGCATACTCCTCCGGTGTCAGTAATAAATCAAGCTCCTCCGGTTTGTTTAATTCTATCGCGAGAAGCCAACCTTTCACATAAGGGCTTTGGTTAATCACTTCGGCATAACCGTACGGGGGGACATTAAGCTCGTTATTTTTCCTGATTACCGTACCGCTGATTGGGCTGACCAGCTCAATATTCATTTTATAACCTTCAGCATAACCAAAGCTCTGATCGACCTGGATGCTATTCCCTACATCTTTGAGTGATATCGAGGATACTATATCCATCAACGCCTGCATTTTATCGGTAACGCCAATTACGACTATGTTGTTACCTGCTGGTTTTACCCAGATATGATCAATTGAATATAAACGGTCATCGGCTACCCGTGTATAACAACCCTGTATGTTTAATAAGTTGTAGTCCATTGTTGGGTTATAAACAAACTCGTCGCTGGGATTGGTTGGCAAAACCGATGGGTCTGGAACATTGGTAGGGCTGATCGGGATGCCTGGTGTTGTATTTGGAACAGACGTACTTGGGTTGGTTGTGGTTTCTGCGGAAGCACAAGAAATTGCCAACGTAGAAATTGTCAGACTCCCGGTAACCAGCCCGGCACTCTTGATAAAGTCACGCCTGGATATCGATTTCACTTCTTTGTCATTAGATGCGTGTTCGGAGTTATTTTTTCGGGAGCCCACAGTGCCCTCCTTGCGCAAAGTTGCCGTAAAATCTAATATGCGCATATAAGCTTATTATTACTCTTATACTTTATCACCGCCGCAAACCGTAATCAAGGGTTTTGGCATTTTAATCACATAAAAATAGCGCGATCAGCATTTTTCGGGCTGTTTTGGTATAAAAGAAATTCCAAAAAACCTCCAAAATAAATCCGAATTAAACACACTTGAGAGAATTTCAATTTCGTAAGTTAAAGACTCATTTTAAATTAATAATGTGCGTCAACTAGTTCTAATCCAAATATATGCTGCGTTATACCTTATAAGTGGATTACACCGCCAATTCCCTGTAAAAGGAAAAAAGCCCCCAAAATAACTAATACCAGACCGGACAAACGTCGCATCCTTTCAAGTCCAATACGACTGACAAGCAGGTTGATAAAACCCCTTCCTGCTACTCCAAACGCGATAACCAGAAGCGATGAAGCGATACCGAAACAAAGCATAAAAACCATTACTTCGAAAATAGACGATAAATTTACTGTGTACATTAAAGCAGCAAGCAGGGGTACGCATGGCCGCAAACCTACCAGCAAACCCATGATAAAATGTGGTTTACCGGATGAGATTCCTCTACAAGCTTTAGCTATCGGTCGTTGGCTGAAATTGAAAGCGCCAAGTGTGTTTAAACCATGCAGAACCAGAACCAGACTCAGAATAATAGTTACTATAGGAGTCATCAAAGGGCTGATATTCATAGAGCCCATTATCCAGGCAACGATGATCCCCAAGGCCATATAAGAAATTAGCCTACCGGCTGAAAAAAGCAGAACTGTCTTGAGCCCACCCAGAATCCGGGTACTGCTCTGTGAGGCCAGATAGGGAATCAGTATAGGAAAACATACCGCTGTGCAGGAAGTGCTAGCGCTGAACCCGATTGACATACCCGTTGCAATCAAAGTTAACATAAATTGTTTTTAACCTATCACCCTGGGGAATATATCCACCATTATAATAACAAACCAGATATAGAGAGAAAGGGCTGCAATGATTGTCAGTCCAATAAAAATCCCCCTGACTTTTTTTCGGGTATTCACAAAGCAGATTTCGATGGCATCCTCCGGGCATGCTTCCATGCAACGGCCGCACCTGGTGCAGTCGTCGCCGGGATTTTTGTCTTTTTCAATAGTTTCAGGCGTAATAGTATACATTCGGCATTCATCAACGCAATCATAGCACTTTATGCATTTATTCTTGTCAACCTTAATCCTGAATAGGCTGATGCGATTAACCAGGCCGAAACTGGCACCGATAGGGCAAATCAGGCACCACCAACGTCGTTTTGTCATGAATGGAAGGATAATAGCAAAAACAATAATAATTGCCACCATTACCCATAATACGAACAATGGCTCCAACCAGAATACCGGGCAGAATACGCATACCAGTGGAAATGACAAAAAAATGGATAAAAGAACTACAACAATCAACAAGCCATATTTGGTATCCTTCACCCACTCTTTTAAACCGGCATAACTGAATCCGCTTCTGGTGCTGACCTTACGTTTCAACGCATCAAGTTTCCAACGAACTCTTTTGCCGGTTACGAATATCTCGGTAAGACCGCCAAATGGGCAAAGC
This window encodes:
- the lipA gene encoding lipoyl synthase, producing the protein MEKCSSRSAPWLTQRAPRAGEIEPVNYLLRRLNLHTICESGRCPNIAQCLPRGMAFLILGNNCSRDCTFCAVSRGTPSPSDPSEPYRIAEAVKRLKLRYVFLTSVTRDDLPDGGANQFAMTINILKEDNPGVVVEILVPDFQGNNGAIKTVINAKPDVFAHNLETVPRLYPNVRPMADYQTSLEVLRRAKEFNPGIITKSGIMLGMGETHQEILEIMGDLRRVDCDLFTMGQYLAPSRSQYPVYRFVTPEEFSQYEPIGKQMGFRGIVSAPLWRSSFKADKLYYQTITEK
- a CDS encoding twin-arginine translocation signal domain-containing protein, whose product is MGSRKNNSEHASNDKEVKSISRRDFIKSAGLVTGSLTISTLAISCASAETTTNPSTSVPNTTPGIPISPTNVPDPSVLPTNPSDEFVYNPTMDYNLLNIQGCYTRVADDRLYSIDHIWVKPAGNNIVVIGVTDKMQALMDIVSSISLKDVGNSIQVDQSFGYAEGYKMNIELVSPISGTVIRKNNELNVPPYGYAEVINQSPYVKGWLLAIELNKPEELDLLLTPEEYAYSQRITDEEARDRGLIE
- a CDS encoding sulfite exporter TauE/SafE family protein; this encodes MLTLIATGMSIGFSASTSCTAVCFPILIPYLASQSSTRILGGLKTVLLFSAGRLISYMALGIIVAWIMGSMNISPLMTPIVTIILSLVLVLHGLNTLGAFNFSQRPIAKACRGISSGKPHFIMGLLVGLRPCVPLLAALMYTVNLSSIFEVMVFMLCFGIASSLLVIAFGVAGRGFINLLVSRIGLERMRRLSGLVLVILGAFFLLQGIGGVIHL
- a CDS encoding 4Fe-4S binding protein; this encodes MKPAIKSKKKALIGAIIVGGFGLWWYFDPFPWLGFAIGILGGLFTYYLLTSSRMETGRRLFFIGLNLLVIASIVVVIAQMGMGAFLSWADIHEKEYYLQGQTSSGTQSFPCTRDVPQVWLGKAQYLDYASTWNIKFPTTLNAFLLTLIPYVTIGLLFGRGVCGWLCPFGGLTEIFVTGKRVRWKLDALKRKVSTRSGFSYAGLKEWVKDTKYGLLIVVVLLSIFLSFPLVCVFCPVFWLEPLFVLWVMVAIIIVFAIILPFMTKRRWWCLICPIGASFGLVNRISLFRIKVDKNKCIKCYDCVDECRMYTITPETIEKDKNPGDDCTRCGRCMEACPEDAIEICFVNTRKKVRGIFIGLTIIAALSLYIWFVIIMVDIFPRVIG